In the Agrococcus beijingensis genome, GCGACCGCGGTGTCGCCGGCAGCGGCGGCTCGTCGTCGTCGTCGTTCACGGCGAACGCGCTCGTGCTGCCCGCCGGCACCGACAACCCCGACTTCCAGCTCGAGGGCGACGACGGACTGCTCGTCACCGGCTCGATCGACGTGCCCGAGGGCTTCGCGTCCTCCGGCCGCGGCAGCGCCTCGATCGACGGCAGCGACGTCGACTCCGACGTCGCCGACGGCGAGGTCTCGACCCCCGAGACGGCGCCCGTGCGGGCTTCGAAGGCCGTCTCGTCCTATGCCAATGCGCGCGTGCAGATCGCACCGCAGAAGCAGCGCACCAACTTCATGCCCGTCGCGATCGGCGCGGGTGCTGGCGTGTTCGTCGCCGGCGTCGCCGGCGTGATCATCTGGGCACTGACGAGCGGCGCGCTCTGAACACCGGAGGTGCGCGATGAGCGCCGATGCCCGAGCCATAGCGCTCGCACGAACCGCAGCGCTGGCTGCCGACAAGGCGCTGGCCACCGACCAGGTGGCGCTCGACGTCTCGGGGCAGCTGCCGTTGACCGACGTCTTCCTGATCGCCACCGGCCGCAACGAGCGGCAGGTCAGCGCGATCGCGCGCGAGATCGAGGATGCCCTGATCGTCGACGGCGCGAAGCCGGTGCGCCGTGAGGGCCGCGCCGACGGCCGCTGGGTGCTGCTGGACTTCAACGACATCGTCGTGCACATCTTCCACGAGGAGGAGCGCACCTACTACCAGCTCGAGCGGCTCTGGCGCGATGCCGCGGTCGTCGACCTGCAGCTGCCCGAGGCGCCCGCGCCGGCGCAAGCCGAGTAGGCCGCACCGCCACCCG is a window encoding:
- the rsfS gene encoding ribosome silencing factor, with amino-acid sequence MSADARAIALARTAALAADKALATDQVALDVSGQLPLTDVFLIATGRNERQVSAIAREIEDALIVDGAKPVRREGRADGRWVLLDFNDIVVHIFHEEERTYYQLERLWRDAAVVDLQLPEAPAPAQAE